A window of Bacteroidota bacterium genomic DNA:
TTCAAAAATAGCGAGCGGACCAATGCCGGAGCGCCAACAGGAGTTTGCGATGAGTGCTGACGCGTACCCGGCGATCGAACACGTGAAAATCCGCCAGCTCGATTTGTTGCAGTAGTTCGAAATAGATGGCGCGCATAATCTCAGCGGGGAACATCGTGCGGCGTTCGTCCGGGGCCAGCAACTCGCTTGCTAACGAATAATACTGCCTTGCTCGTGCCGCTTCGAACTTCATTAGTGCCACAAATTGTGGATTATACACTCCTCGTAATAACTCCACTTCGGAATACTCGAATCGTCTGAGGTCTTCCAGCGGCAAGTAGATGCGGCCCATATCAGCATCAACACGGAGATCGCGAATGATATTGGTAAGCTGAAGTGCCTTGCCAAGGGCAACCGCGTATTTTGGAGTGTTTTCAGACTCATAGCCGAACACTTCGATCGACATTAGGCCCACGACGCTGGCAACGGCATAACAGTATGCTTCAAGATTTTCGAACGTTTGATAACGGGAGTGCCGCAAGTCCATTTCGACCCCATCAATCAGCGTAGTGAGGTAGTGTTTCGGAATATCATATCGTTGAACGACTGGGGCGAGTCTCTGGAGAATTGGATGTGACGGCTGGCTGGCATAGCATCGTTCGACGTCCTCCCGCCAGGCGGCGATGGCTGATGTCGCGCTGCCTTCAGAGGACTCATCGACCAGATCGTCTGTGAACCGACAGAAATCGTAAATGCGACGCATGGCTTCGCGCTGCTCCCTCGGCAACAGTAAGAACCCATAGAGAAAGCTGCTCTGCTCGCGTTTCGGAAGCCTGCTTGCCGCGTCCATCAGCGGGCTAACAGCGATCGCCCGCGCTGAGTTTGATGCGATCAAACCTGCTCTCATCCGAGCGCCTTGAATAGGACCAATCGCCTCTCGCGTGGACTCAGCATGGGTCGCTGGTGGATTGTATCGCCTCCGATTGCTCTGATCTTTCCCAGCATAATCCATGCGCCGGCCAGAATCGCGCGGAGTTCATATCGCAGCCGTCCGGTAACCATCTCCGGCAGACGAGACCCGGATACAAGCAGGGACTCGATGCGATGGCATTGCTGAAGTACGAGCCGTGGAGCACTCGGCGAGTTGAGAATGTCTTCGCAACTCTTTAGCCCAAATAGGTTCATGTCTTCCTGCGGGAAGTAGCAACGAGTTTCTGAAAGATCGGCCTTTGCATCTTGCATGAAGTTTATGAGTTGCAGGGCGGTGCAGATGTCGTTTGAATAGCGCACCCGCTCCTCGTCCCTATATCCGAAGAGTGCGAGGACAAGTTGCCCGACCGGCTCGGCAGACCGCTGTGTATAGAAATGCAATTCTTGATATGTCTCAAAGCGTACCTCGCCGTGCGCATCGAACTCGAAGGCATCCAGTAATAGATCGAACGGCTTCCGAGACAGCGTGAAGGACTGGATCGTATGCTGGAGTGCGAGGAAGATAGGGGATGAGGGAGGGTCATACGAGGAGGCCTGACTTAGGTGCTCGCGCCATTCCGCCAGGAGGTGAAGTCGTTCATCTGGGTTGCGTCCTGGCAGGTCAGCGAAATCATCGGCGGTTCGCATGAAGGCATAGAGCGCATAGACATGCGGCCGCAATGCCTTAGGAACGAGAAATGATCCGACTGGAAAGTTTTCGTAATGCGACTGCGCGATGCGGCGGCATTCGTCGTACGCGGCTTTAATTTTCTGGTTTGGCCATGACATTGAAGCCATCAAAACTAAGCTGCCTCATTGCTCGTTTCTTCGTCCGCCTACGATCGTGCGCACATTATGAACCTCTATCTATCCAATCGCCTTCTCCATTTCTTTGCGGTTGTCATCTCCGCACTCTGCTTCTTGCTGCTATTTATTGGTGGACTCGTAACGAGCCACCAGGCGGGACTTTCGGTGCCGGACTGGCCGACGAGCTTCGGTTCTAGTATGTTCACATTCCCGATCAAAGACTGGATTGGCGGCATTTTTTTCGAGCATACTCACCGCTTGTTCGCGACGTTTGTCGGTTATCTCATTCTCGTCCAGGCGCTGATCTGGCAGTTTGATTTCAGGGGTCTATGGAAGCGTCTACTTTGGAGCGCTGCCGCTGTTGGGGCGGTCTACCTAATCATAAGCTTCTTCGATCTTGCCACGGAAGCTCTTGGGACTGGTCTTCCGGGAATTGCGTTTGCGGCGGCAATTCCGCTTGCCTTTTGTCTCGTTGTTTTGCTCTACATCGTTAGCGCATTGGTTTCGAGCAAGATGGATCACGTGTCACGGGACTCGAGCACCTCGGTGAGTCGCAGACTTTCTTGGTATGCACTGGCAGGAGTTGTATTGCAGGGGATTCTTGGCGGAATGACGGTATTATACTATCTCCCGGCTACGATTTCAAGCGCGCATGCCGGGCTCGGTCAGGCCGTCTTTTGTCTTACCCTCGCAATAGGGATCGTGTCCGGCAAACGCTGGAATGTGATTCGACCAAAGCGAGTGGACCGCGCACGATTTGGTATTCGAACGCTCTCGCTGCTGACCGTGATCGCGGTCTTTATTCAGTTGCTTATTGGAGCCGTAATGCGGCATACAGCGTCAGGTCTTGCCATTCCTACACTTCCGCTCGCTCCGAATGGAAGTCTGATTCCAGACTTCACATCGTTTGGAGTTGCGATTAACTTTACGCACCGCGTATGGGCCGTCGTAGTCACGCTATTGATGTTTGCATCGGCGCGGGCTGTGTTCCGATTTCATGCGAAGGAAAAGTCACTTGCCAAGGCGATGATGTTCGGAGTATTTCTTCTCGGCATCCAGATCGTGCTCGGTGCTATTGTCATTTGGACCAGCAAGGCCGTAACGCCGACGACACTTCACGTCTCCTGCGGCGCGGCCATCCTGGGTACAATGTTCTATATCATGTTGCTCAGTCGG
This region includes:
- a CDS encoding COX15/CtaA family protein translates to MNLYLSNRLLHFFAVVISALCFLLLFIGGLVTSHQAGLSVPDWPTSFGSSMFTFPIKDWIGGIFFEHTHRLFATFVGYLILVQALIWQFDFRGLWKRLLWSAAAVGAVYLIISFFDLATEALGTGLPGIAFAAAIPLAFCLVVLLYIVSALVSSKMDHVSRDSSTSVSRRLSWYALAGVVLQGILGGMTVLYYLPATISSAHAGLGQAVFCLTLAIGIVSGKRWNVIRPKRVDRARFGIRTLSLLTVIAVFIQLLIGAVMRHTASGLAIPTLPLAPNGSLIPDFTSFGVAINFTHRVWAVVVTLLMFASARAVFRFHAKEKSLAKAMMFGVFLLGIQIVLGAIVIWTSKAVTPTTLHVSCGAAILGTMFYIMLLSRHWYSAPVNQEAESIAERNAEFVPATQS
- the hpnD gene encoding presqualene diphosphate synthase HpnD is translated as MRAGLIASNSARAIAVSPLMDAASRLPKREQSSFLYGFLLLPREQREAMRRIYDFCRFTDDLVDESSEGSATSAIAAWREDVERCYASQPSHPILQRLAPVVQRYDIPKHYLTTLIDGVEMDLRHSRYQTFENLEAYCYAVASVVGLMSIEVFGYESENTPKYAVALGKALQLTNIIRDLRVDADMGRIYLPLEDLRRFEYSEVELLRGVYNPQFVALMKFEAARARQYYSLASELLAPDERRTMFPAEIMRAIYFELLQQIELADFHVFDRRVRVSTHRKLLLALRHWSARYF
- the hpnC gene encoding squalene synthase HpnC, which gives rise to MSWPNQKIKAAYDECRRIAQSHYENFPVGSFLVPKALRPHVYALYAFMRTADDFADLPGRNPDERLHLLAEWREHLSQASSYDPPSSPIFLALQHTIQSFTLSRKPFDLLLDAFEFDAHGEVRFETYQELHFYTQRSAEPVGQLVLALFGYRDEERVRYSNDICTALQLINFMQDAKADLSETRCYFPQEDMNLFGLKSCEDILNSPSAPRLVLQQCHRIESLLVSGSRLPEMVTGRLRYELRAILAGAWIMLGKIRAIGGDTIHQRPMLSPRERRLVLFKALG